One Rattus norvegicus strain BN/NHsdMcwi chromosome 20, GRCr8, whole genome shotgun sequence DNA segment encodes these proteins:
- the Or12d13 gene encoding olfactory receptor Olr1734: MLNQTSVKEFVLLGVTDLQEPQPFLFAIFLIIYFVNITGNGAILMIVILDQKLHSPMYFFLGNLACLDICYSTVTVPKMLKNLLSTSKAISFLGCITQLHFFHFLGTTESLLLAVMAFDRFVAICKPLHYPIIMNWQICILMAVTIWTIAFLHALLHSVMTSRLSFCGPNHVHHFFCDVKPLLELACGNTELNLWLLNTVTGTVASVPFFLTFLSYFYIITYLFLKTRSCSMLHKALSTCASHFMVVILFYAPVLFTYIRPASGNSLDQDRIIAIMYSVVTPALNPLIYTLRNKEVRNALNRKVRRCLFLEEI, encoded by the coding sequence ATGTTGAATCAAACCTCTGTCAAAGAGTTTGTCCTGTTGGGAGTGACAGACTTACAAGAACCACAGCCTTTTCTCTTTGCTATTTTCCTCATCATCTACTTTGTCAATATAACTGGGAATGGAGCCATCCTGATGATCGTCATCTTGGACCAAAAACTCCACTCACCTATGTACTTCTTCCTGGGAAACCTAGCATGTCTAGATATCTGCTACTCCACTGTGACAGTGCCAAAGATGCTAAAGAACCTCCTCTCCACAAGCAAAGCAATTTCCTTCTTGGGATGCATAACTCAGCTTCATTTCTTCCACTTCCTGGGTACCACAGAATCACTGCTGCTCGCAGTGATGGCATTTGACCGTTTTGTGGCAATCTGCAAACCACTCCACTATCCCATCATCATGAATTGGCAGATTTGTATCCTTATGGCTGTGACCATCTGGACCATTGCTTTTCTCCATGCCTTGCTTCACTCTGTAATGACATCTCGTTTGAGCTTCTGTGGTCCCAATCATGTCCatcatttcttctgtgatgttaagCCATTGCTGGAGCTGGCCTGTGGAAACACTGAGCTCAACCTTTGGCTGCTCAATACAGTTACAGGTACTGTTGCCTCAGTTCCCTTTTTTCTGACATTTCTCTCCTATTTCTACATCATCACTTATCTTTTCCTCAAGACCCGTTCTTGTAGCATGCTCCACAAAGCACTATCCACTTGTGCCTCTCACTTCATGGTTGTTATTCTGTTCTATGCTCCTGTTCTCTTCACCTACATCCGTCCCGCCTCAGGCAACTCTCTGGATCAGGACAGAATCATTGCCATCATGTACAGTGTGGTCACTCCTGCTCTCAACCCACTCATCTACACCTTGAGAAACAAAGAAGTGAGGAATGCATTGAATAGGAAGGTGAGGAGATGTCTCTTTCTTGAAGAAATCTAA